One Burkholderia gladioli genomic window, AACCCCTGCCCGATCGCTCGCCGAGAACCTCGCGCTCACCGAACGGATCGCCGCTCTAGAGCATCCGTGGTTCTCGGTTCAGTACGGACCTGTCGGGCCACAATGGGTCGATCACGCGACGCTCGAAGCCGTTGCAAAGGCGTCGGCGCGGACCGGTCGGCGCATTCATATGCATCTGTTCGAAACGCGCCGGCAACGCGAATGGGCCGACGCGCGGTATGGTCAAGGCGGCCTGATCGCGCTGCTCGCGAAAATCGGCTTTCTGTCGCCGCGCCTGACGCTCGCGCACGGCGTGTGGTTGACCCGCGAAGAGTGTGACGTGCTCGCTGCGCATGGCGTCACGGTGTCGCTGAATACGTCGTCGAATCTGCGGTTGCAATCGGGTATCGCGCCGCTTGCCCTATTGCGCGAATGCGGCGTGAAGTTCGGGGTCGGTCTGGACGGCATGGCGCTCGACGACGATGACGACATGCTGCGCGAGTTGCGCCTGCTGCGTCATCTGCATCAGGCGAACGGACAAATGACCCTACCGCTGGCGACGCTGTTCGAAGCGGCCAGTACGCACGGGCGCGCGACCATCGTCGGTGACGGCGGCGGCACGCTCGAAGCCGGCATGTCTGCCGACATCCTCTTGATCGACCTGTCACGCATCACTGCCGACACACCAGATCTTCACGACTTGCCCGGCACGCTACACAGCGCGGATGGCGACGAACGTCTGCTCGAACTGCTGCTGACGCGCATGCGCAAGCAGGACATTGACTCGCTCGTCGTCGCGGGCCGCACGGTGGTCCGCAACGGCGCCTGTGCGAGTGTCTCGCGCGATGCGCTTCAGCAGGCGCTACTCGACGACGCCAGCCGGGCGGGCGCCGCGCAGACCGGCTCGCCCGCCGATCCCGCGCGGATTGCCCGACTTCAGGCTGCGCTATCCGATTTCTACGCATGCGGCTGCCATCTGATCACCGCTTGAGTACGCGGCCGCTTCGCGGACGCGGTGCGATTCCGCTGCCATCATGCCTTTTCACGTATCCAGATTTACGCTTCAGGAGCATCCCGGATGGAAACAGCGGCAGACAATGAAATGATGACGCGCGTCGGACCCGGCACGCCGGGGGGCGCCTTGCTTCGCCAATACTGGCAACCGGTCGCGTTGATCGAGGAACTGGCGGGAGAGCGCCCGGTCAAGACCGTGCGCCTGATGGCCGAAGACTTCGTCCTGTTTCGCGACGAACAGGGCCGCTACGGCATGCTCGACCGGCATTGCCCGCACCGCGCCGCCGATCTCGCGTATGGCCGCCTTGAAAACGGCGGCTTACGCTGCCTGTTTCACGGCTGGCTGTTCGATGTAGAAGGCAAGTGCCTCGAAACGCCCGCCGAACCGCCGAACGTGCGGCTTTGCGACCGCGTTAAGCAGGCTGCGTATCCGGTGACCGAGCGCGCGGGCATCCTGTTTGCGTTTATCGGCAAGGGCGAGCCGCCTGCCTTTCCCGACTTCGACTGCTTCGTCGCGCCGGACGAATACATCTTTGCGTTCAAGGGTCTGTTCGAATGCAACTGGCTGCAGGCGCTCGAAGTTGGCATCGATCCGTCGCACGCGTCGTATCTGCATCGCTTTTTCGAAGACGGGAATCCGGCGGAAAGCTACGGCAAACAGTTTCGCGGGACGTCGTCAGATTCCGATGTGGCGATTACCACCGTGCTCCGCGAGTACGATCGCCCCACCATCCAGGTCGACGCGACGCCGTATGGCATGCG contains:
- a CDS encoding amidohydrolase family protein, with the protein product MIAMDGTRATSNSDTTLHVGRLFAAPGRVPSLGPSSIRIRDGRIVEVEALAPHSEAAQAVAHLVALPAPVDAHNHGRGLRSVAFGAHDGPLEHWLAALAREPLVDPYLRAATAFAAMVEGGVCAANHCHNTQLGSALYDEALAVSKAARDIGLRIAFAVPFAGVNPSVYGNLGALLSRLDPTDHAAVLASQTPARSLAENLALTERIAALEHPWFSVQYGPVGPQWVDHATLEAVAKASARTGRRIHMHLFETRRQREWADARYGQGGLIALLAKIGFLSPRLTLAHGVWLTREECDVLAAHGVTVSLNTSSNLRLQSGIAPLALLRECGVKFGVGLDGMALDDDDDMLRELRLLRHLHQANGQMTLPLATLFEAASTHGRATIVGDGGGTLEAGMSADILLIDLSRITADTPDLHDLPGTLHSADGDERLLELLLTRMRKQDIDSLVVAGRTVVRNGACASVSRDALQQALLDDASRAGAAQTGSPADPARIARLQAALSDFYACGCHLITA
- a CDS encoding aromatic ring-hydroxylating dioxygenase subunit alpha, which encodes METAADNEMMTRVGPGTPGGALLRQYWQPVALIEELAGERPVKTVRLMAEDFVLFRDEQGRYGMLDRHCPHRAADLAYGRLENGGLRCLFHGWLFDVEGKCLETPAEPPNVRLCDRVKQAAYPVTERAGILFAFIGKGEPPAFPDFDCFVAPDEYIFAFKGLFECNWLQALEVGIDPSHASYLHRFFEDGNPAESYGKQFRGTSSDSDVAITTVLREYDRPTIQVDATPYGMRLTALRELDSERTHVRVTNLVFPQAFVIPMSSEMTIAQWHVPVDDTHCYWYAIFTSFGAPVDKAQMRAQRLELYELPDYTSRRNRRNNYGYDIGEQLTETYTGMGHDINVHDQWAVESQGAIQDRTREHLGTADKAIVRYRRMLKEAIRAVQRGETTTMMLSPDEAKTLNGPPSIDGVSAATEVATYWQDADQRRRATAGWAASVTTDAPAPKPASRLASLPTESH